The Myxococcaceae bacterium JPH2 genome includes a region encoding these proteins:
- a CDS encoding AAA family ATPase, producing MTDSRSADADDYPLLVEVLPEPLRTLARAMASEDVLEWVLDLGRPPEVRTVHGSKRLRDEPVREEELEAVLARVGALGEDNRAGIERTLHRVSGIRNRRGRVVGLTLRVGRAVYGTIDMLRDLIASGRNLLLLGRPGVGKTTKLREVARVLADDLCKRVMVVDTSNEIGGDGDVPHPGIGTARRMQVSRPDRQHDVMIEAVENHMPEVIIVDEIGTSAEASAARTIAERGVQLVATAHGNTLENLVLNPTLSDLVGGVHSVTLSDDEARRRNTQKTVSERKAPPTFDIVVEMVGRDEVRVHRDTADAVDRLLSGRPVGGETRRHGAEPVETTPVRSTAHDASVSAPAPVESMRRAATHEGTKPVLPAESPRHAVPVDVPATVSTWPGATRRPPFVRESQGRTEAEVPPTRFNRAEAVRATGVVNAQGEPTRIYAHGVSRDVLQRVLRELPVDVKVVSRLESADLVVSLRAKANDPRMRRVVALTGARVAEVRRDSTAELRRALRDAFMILEGVDAEEVREAVAEAEHAIQRVLREGEVVALAPRSSRVRKLQHRLVARYPLETVSHGSEPARHLTLYPVGAELEAEAARLRDPGDEDSTEPLDPAES from the coding sequence ATGACCGATTCGCGCTCCGCCGACGCTGACGACTACCCGCTGTTGGTGGAGGTGCTGCCGGAGCCGCTGCGCACCCTGGCTCGGGCGATGGCTTCGGAAGACGTGCTGGAGTGGGTGCTGGACCTGGGGCGTCCGCCCGAGGTGCGCACGGTGCATGGCTCGAAGCGGCTGCGCGATGAGCCCGTGCGCGAGGAGGAGCTGGAGGCGGTGCTGGCTCGTGTGGGCGCGTTGGGAGAAGACAACCGCGCGGGCATCGAGCGGACGCTGCATCGAGTGTCGGGTATCCGCAACCGCCGAGGCCGGGTGGTGGGCTTGACGCTGCGGGTGGGGCGGGCGGTGTACGGCACCATCGACATGCTGCGAGACCTCATCGCCTCGGGCCGAAACCTGCTGCTGCTGGGGCGGCCGGGTGTGGGCAAGACGACGAAGCTGCGCGAGGTGGCGCGCGTGCTCGCGGATGACCTGTGCAAGCGGGTGATGGTGGTGGACACCTCCAATGAGATTGGGGGCGATGGGGACGTGCCGCATCCAGGCATTGGGACCGCGCGGCGGATGCAGGTGTCGCGGCCGGATCGCCAGCACGACGTGATGATCGAGGCGGTGGAGAACCACATGCCCGAGGTCATCATCGTGGACGAGATTGGGACGTCGGCGGAGGCGAGCGCGGCGCGGACCATCGCGGAGCGCGGGGTGCAGTTGGTGGCGACGGCGCATGGAAACACGCTGGAGAACCTCGTGTTGAACCCCACGCTGTCGGACCTGGTGGGGGGCGTGCATTCGGTGACGCTGAGCGACGACGAGGCGCGCCGGCGCAACACGCAGAAGACCGTCAGCGAGCGCAAGGCACCGCCCACCTTCGACATCGTGGTGGAGATGGTGGGCCGTGACGAAGTGCGCGTGCATCGCGACACGGCGGACGCGGTGGATCGACTCCTGTCAGGAAGACCCGTGGGAGGCGAGACGCGGCGTCACGGAGCGGAGCCGGTAGAGACCACGCCCGTGCGGAGCACTGCGCACGACGCGAGCGTGAGCGCTCCCGCGCCCGTTGAGTCGATGCGTCGTGCCGCGACCCATGAAGGCACCAAGCCCGTGCTGCCTGCCGAGTCACCGAGACACGCTGTGCCTGTGGATGTTCCGGCGACGGTGAGCACGTGGCCTGGAGCCACGCGCCGGCCTCCGTTCGTGAGGGAGTCGCAGGGCCGCACGGAAGCGGAGGTCCCGCCGACGCGCTTCAATCGCGCGGAGGCCGTTCGAGCGACGGGCGTGGTGAACGCGCAGGGCGAACCCACCCGCATCTACGCCCACGGCGTGAGCCGCGATGTCCTCCAGCGCGTGCTGCGAGAGCTGCCGGTGGACGTGAAGGTGGTGAGCCGGCTGGAGTCCGCGGACCTGGTGGTGTCCTTGCGCGCGAAGGCGAATGACCCGCGCATGCGCCGGGTCGTGGCATTGACGGGTGCGCGAGTGGCGGAGGTGCGCCGCGACAGCACCGCCGAGCTGCGCCGGGCGTTGCGCGACGCCTTCATGATTCTGGAAGGCGTGGACGCAGAAGAGGTGCGCGAGGCCGTGGCGGAGGCGGAGCACGCCATCCAACGGGTGCTCCGGGAAGGCGAGGTGGTGGCGCTCGCGCCGCGGTCATCGCGGGTGCGCAAGCTCCAGCACCGACTGGTGGCGCGCTATCCGCTGGAGACCGTGAGCCACGGCAGCGAGCCCGCGAGACACCTCACGCTGTATCCCGTGGGCGCGGAACTCGAAGCAGAGGCCGCCCGACTGCGCGACCCAGGCGATGAAGATTCAACCGAGCCGCTCGACCCCGCCGAGTCCTGA